The proteins below are encoded in one region of Streptomyces sp. NBC_00490:
- a CDS encoding small hydrophobic protein produces MMAGFGNSTRTRRHPRSRGRTWSRTGPDRATLGIIGVICAVAGFFVLGIILGPIAIVTGWLGMGRSWTGSRPVTALVAVVLGAIDTLLAIIWLAGAATPGSGMF; encoded by the coding sequence ATGATGGCGGGTTTCGGAAACAGCACGCGCACGCGCAGGCACCCCCGCTCACGTGGCCGGACGTGGTCACGGACCGGGCCGGATCGCGCGACGCTCGGAATCATCGGTGTCATCTGCGCGGTCGCGGGATTCTTCGTACTGGGGATCATCCTCGGTCCGATCGCGATCGTGACCGGCTGGCTCGGTATGGGCCGCAGCTGGACGGGCTCCCGCCCGGTGACGGCCCTGGTCGCCGTCGTACTGGGCGCCATAGACACGCTCCTGGCCATCATCTGGCTGGCCGGAGCGGCCACCCCCGGAAGCGGCATGTTCTGA
- a CDS encoding potassium channel family protein, whose translation MKEQSAQVRWEHLTQRPLMALAVLFAVAYAVPIVDDTAGRSLTRVCTAVEWTVWGAFAVDYLVRLSLSRDRRRFVRSHWLDLCAVLLPMLQPLRLLRLVATLLLVQRRARMASQIRLTTYVAGAVVGLLMFGSLAVLSVERDSPDGNIRTLGDAVWWSFTTMTTVGYGDHAPTTGLGRIIAVGLMLSGIALLGVVTANIAAWFIARFEKDDVEERRQTEAIVALTEEVRALRAQVTALQEQRSVRH comes from the coding sequence ATGAAGGAACAATCGGCGCAGGTCCGTTGGGAACACCTGACCCAGCGGCCTCTGATGGCGCTCGCGGTGCTGTTCGCCGTCGCCTATGCCGTGCCGATCGTGGACGACACGGCCGGCCGGTCACTCACGAGGGTGTGCACGGCGGTGGAGTGGACGGTGTGGGGCGCGTTCGCCGTCGACTACCTCGTACGGCTGTCGCTCTCCCGGGACCGGCGGCGATTCGTCCGCAGCCACTGGCTGGACCTGTGTGCGGTGCTGCTGCCCATGCTCCAGCCGCTGCGGCTGCTGCGGCTCGTGGCGACGCTGCTGCTGGTGCAGCGGCGGGCGCGGATGGCCTCGCAGATCCGGCTGACGACGTATGTCGCGGGCGCGGTGGTCGGGCTGCTGATGTTCGGCTCGCTCGCGGTGCTCTCGGTGGAGCGGGACTCGCCGGACGGGAACATCCGGACGCTGGGTGACGCGGTGTGGTGGTCGTTCACCACGATGACGACCGTGGGGTACGGGGACCACGCACCGACCACCGGACTGGGCCGGATCATCGCGGTGGGGCTGATGCTCTCCGGCATCGCACTGCTCGGTGTCGTCACCGCGAACATCGCGGCCTGGTTCATCGCCCGCTTCGAGAAGGACGACGTGGAGGAGCGGCGGCAGACGGAGGCGATCGTGGCGCTGACCGAGGAAGTGCGGGCGCTGCGGGCCCAGGTGACCGCGTTGCAGGAGCAGCGGTCGGTCAGACACTGA
- a CDS encoding MFS transporter, with product MMVALDGTIVAIANPAIQQDLGATFAEVQWITNGYFLALAVSLITAGKLGDRFGHRQTFLIGVVGFAAASGAIGLSDSIAFVVTFRVLQGVFGALLMPAALGLLRATFPAEKLNMAIGIWGMVIGASTAGGPILGGVLVEHVNWQSVFFINVPVGVLALVMGILILLDHRAENAPRSFDILGIALLSAAMFCLVWALIKAPAWGWGDGKTWTFIAASVLGFALFAFWETKVKEPLIPLGLFRSVALSAGVVLMVLMAIAFMGGLFFVTFYLQNVHGMSPIDAGLHLLPLTGMMIVGSPLAGVMITKLGPRIPLAGGMAATAIAMYGMSTLETDTGSAVMSLWFALLGLGLAPVMVGATEVIVGNAPLELSGVAGGLQQAAMQIGGSLGTAVLGAVMASKVDSDLAGNWKDAGLPPLTAAQEAQASEAVQVGMPPVAKGTPEAIAAKITDVAHDTFISGMSLASLVAAGVAAVAVFVALLTKRGENAEAGAGVGHV from the coding sequence ATGATGGTGGCCCTCGACGGCACCATCGTGGCCATCGCCAACCCGGCCATCCAGCAGGACCTCGGCGCCACCTTCGCCGAGGTGCAGTGGATCACCAACGGCTACTTCCTCGCCCTCGCGGTCTCCCTGATCACCGCGGGCAAGCTCGGTGACCGCTTCGGCCACCGCCAGACCTTCCTGATAGGTGTGGTCGGCTTCGCGGCCGCCTCCGGTGCGATCGGTCTGTCCGACAGCATCGCGTTCGTCGTCACCTTCCGGGTGCTGCAGGGCGTGTTCGGTGCCCTGCTGATGCCGGCCGCGCTCGGTCTGCTGCGGGCGACCTTCCCGGCCGAGAAGCTCAACATGGCCATCGGTATCTGGGGCATGGTCATCGGCGCCTCCACCGCGGGCGGCCCGATCCTCGGCGGTGTCCTCGTCGAGCACGTCAACTGGCAGTCGGTGTTCTTCATCAACGTGCCGGTCGGCGTCCTCGCCCTCGTCATGGGCATCCTGATCCTGCTCGACCACCGTGCCGAGAACGCCCCGCGCTCCTTCGACATCCTCGGCATCGCCCTGCTGTCGGCCGCGATGTTCTGCCTGGTCTGGGCCCTCATCAAGGCCCCGGCGTGGGGCTGGGGCGACGGAAAGACGTGGACCTTCATCGCCGCGTCGGTCCTGGGCTTCGCGCTCTTCGCCTTCTGGGAGACCAAGGTGAAGGAGCCGCTGATCCCGCTGGGCCTGTTCCGCTCGGTCGCGCTGTCCGCGGGCGTGGTCCTGATGGTCCTCATGGCCATCGCCTTCATGGGCGGCCTGTTCTTCGTGACGTTCTACCTCCAGAACGTGCACGGGATGAGCCCGATCGACGCCGGCCTCCACCTCCTCCCGCTCACCGGCATGATGATCGTCGGCTCCCCGCTCGCGGGCGTGATGATCACCAAGCTGGGCCCGCGCATCCCGCTGGCCGGCGGCATGGCGGCCACCGCGATCGCCATGTACGGCATGTCCACGCTGGAGACGGACACCGGCAGTGCGGTGATGTCCCTCTGGTTCGCCCTGCTGGGCCTCGGCCTCGCCCCGGTGATGGTCGGCGCGACCGAGGTCATCGTGGGCAACGCGCCGCTGGAGCTCTCCGGAGTCGCCGGCGGTCTCCAGCAGGCCGCGATGCAGATCGGCGGCAGCCTCGGCACCGCCGTCCTGGGCGCCGTGATGGCGTCGAAGGTCGACAGCGACCTCGCCGGCAACTGGAAGGACGCGGGACTGCCGCCGCTCACCGCGGCCCAGGAGGCCCAGGCCTCCGAGGCGGTCCAGGTCGGTATGCCGCCGGTCGCCAAGGGCACCCCGGAGGCGATCGCCGCGAAGATCACCGACGTCGCGCACGACACCTTCATCTCCGGCATGAGCCTGGCGTCCCTGGTCGCCGCCGGAGTCGCCGCCGTCGCCGTCTTCGTCGCCCTGCTCACCAAGCGCGGCGAGAACGCGGAGGCGGGCGCGGGAGTGGGCCACGTCTGA
- a CDS encoding TetR/AcrR family transcriptional regulator, whose amino-acid sequence MDTLRQRKKQRTREALIRAALELFTTRGYEGTTVDDITDAVEVSQRTFFRYFANKEEAALAVVEMAVAHFTEAVRERPPHEAPLEALRQAVLEGWDSLNEVIESVVPVELYLQMYRVIESTPVLLAAHLRRSMEVEETLARVIAEREGLDVTADPRPRLAVAVFSGVMRVTERQWSAAADFSLDAMRTLTVSYLEQVGPALTENWRTH is encoded by the coding sequence ATGGATACCCTGCGCCAACGCAAGAAGCAGCGCACCCGTGAGGCGCTGATTCGAGCCGCCCTCGAGTTGTTCACCACCCGGGGCTACGAGGGGACGACCGTCGACGACATCACGGACGCCGTCGAGGTCTCGCAGCGCACCTTCTTCCGCTACTTCGCCAACAAGGAGGAGGCCGCCCTCGCCGTCGTCGAGATGGCCGTCGCGCACTTCACCGAGGCGGTGCGCGAGCGGCCGCCGCACGAGGCGCCGCTGGAGGCGCTGCGCCAGGCGGTCCTGGAGGGCTGGGACTCGCTCAACGAGGTGATCGAGTCCGTCGTACCGGTGGAGCTGTATCTGCAGATGTACCGGGTGATCGAGTCGACGCCGGTGCTGCTCGCCGCCCATCTGCGGCGCTCCATGGAGGTCGAGGAGACCCTGGCGCGCGTGATCGCCGAGCGCGAGGGCCTCGACGTGACGGCCGACCCGCGGCCGCGGCTCGCGGTGGCCGTCTTCAGCGGGGTGATGCGGGTGACGGAACGGCAGTGGAGCGCGGCCGCGGACTTCAGCCTGGACGCGATGCGGACGCTCACCGTTTCGTATCTCGAACAGGTGGGTCCAGCACTGACGGAGAACTGGCGAACACACTGA